Proteins from a genomic interval of Croceicoccus naphthovorans:
- a CDS encoding DUF2274 domain-containing protein produces MTRLKLSDITDGKPVKLTIEIPARLHRRLVEYGVVLNGGVSEVHPSPQL; encoded by the coding sequence ATGACCCGGCTCAAGCTCTCCGACATTACCGATGGCAAGCCCGTCAAGCTGACGATAGAGATCCCTGCGCGGCTCCATCGCCGGCTGGTCGAATATGGGGTCGTGCTCAATGGCGGCGTTTCAGAGGTGCACCCGAGCCCGCAGCTCTGA
- a CDS encoding lasso peptide biosynthesis B2 protein gives MKELDTIQREIIDLGSASEETKGDALFDIDVSGGRLSYATAWLTTEPREGACRTWPRPFSSYKLHGQSGSRGSRVVQGERTFHLSGHRAGPLFCVGGRSAARVSRKARHRSHGVLASAATTARPADWLVPQRVSHDIGEGPFRLADVAAAVWSQRRIEHRLARTSFQTVLVELRHLTEQRTQGHSTKSRSGPTVRAFEQARLLRSAADRCLPRSIALKLRLAKLRLRTHLVIGVKDRPFGAHAWVQHRDIVLNDSLEEVRRYTPILII, from the coding sequence ATGAAGGAACTCGACACAATCCAGAGAGAGATCATCGATCTCGGCAGCGCATCCGAGGAGACCAAGGGCGACGCCCTGTTCGACATCGATGTGAGCGGCGGTCGTTTGTCCTATGCCACCGCATGGCTGACGACTGAACCTCGCGAGGGCGCGTGCCGGACCTGGCCGCGCCCCTTCTCCTCGTACAAACTTCATGGTCAATCCGGATCCCGAGGCTCTCGCGTGGTGCAAGGTGAGCGAACGTTTCATCTTTCTGGACATCGCGCGGGACCGCTATTTTGCGTTGGCGGACGGAGTGCAGCACGTGTTTCTCGAAAGGCTCGGCATCGAAGCCACGGTGTCCTGGCATCAGCCGCCACCACTGCGCGCCCTGCGGACTGGCTCGTCCCACAGCGTGTTTCCCATGATATTGGTGAAGGACCTTTCCGGCTGGCCGATGTGGCCGCAGCTGTCTGGTCGCAGCGCCGGATCGAACATCGCCTTGCGCGGACATCATTCCAGACGGTCCTCGTTGAACTTCGCCACCTGACCGAGCAACGCACGCAGGGCCATTCCACCAAATCCCGGTCGGGTCCCACAGTACGTGCTTTCGAGCAAGCCCGCCTTCTGCGTTCGGCCGCAGACCGCTGTCTCCCGCGTTCGATCGCGTTGAAATTACGCCTCGCCAAGCTGAGACTGCGCACGCATCTTGTTATTGGCGTGAAGGACCGGCCGTTCGGTGCCCACGCCTGGGTCCAGCATCGCGACATTGTGCTGAATGACAGCTTGGAAGAAGTTCGGCGCTACACGCCGATACTGATAATTTGA
- a CDS encoding asparagine synthase-related protein: MKQGRFVLAVPRRRGVPPVVRRSASPDDVCGDNASFWTSDDTPEASLGTHGYLIGCVFSAQTARTVDAVPLPESESVQAAAKRLVRNYWGAYVAILPDPGRRTLALLVDPSGLFPVYRGMSQTHVVFSSDACLVGEAVGDRLKVDWGALALFLRYPELRQKQACLAGVEELTPGTLMVTAGDQESELPVWRAADYLPRGTEPSFSDAAAELRELAIRTCAAWTDRFGPVAVATSGGVDSSFLCAALAAGHSDFGCITLATSDSSGDESEYARLLAEHLGADFTRRVYDTTCYRPTACASAGRSRPGRKGFLTAVDALLAAGSAELGKATVLDGNGGDNLFCFLHSAAPIVDRAAERGAKGGAFETLPDMCVSQVAISDHAARDRQASDGRPFETELAPDSRLLADAPSWRTHPYR; encoded by the coding sequence TTGAAACAGGGCCGCTTCGTGCTTGCCGTCCCGCGTCGGCGTGGCGTCCCGCCGGTCGTTCGCAGAAGCGCAAGTCCTGACGATGTTTGCGGTGACAATGCTTCATTCTGGACCAGCGATGACACTCCCGAAGCCAGTCTGGGAACGCACGGGTACCTGATCGGGTGCGTCTTCTCTGCACAAACCGCCCGAACGGTCGACGCTGTCCCGCTACCTGAATCCGAGTCCGTCCAGGCCGCCGCCAAGCGGCTTGTTCGGAATTATTGGGGTGCCTACGTCGCGATCCTGCCTGATCCGGGGCGCCGCACTCTTGCGTTGCTGGTCGATCCCTCTGGCCTGTTTCCGGTCTACCGCGGAATGAGCCAGACGCATGTGGTGTTCTCTTCCGATGCCTGTCTGGTCGGAGAAGCTGTCGGAGATCGCCTCAAGGTCGACTGGGGCGCGCTCGCGTTGTTCCTTCGTTATCCGGAATTGCGGCAGAAGCAAGCGTGCCTCGCGGGCGTGGAGGAGCTCACCCCGGGTACGCTCATGGTGACCGCCGGCGATCAGGAATCCGAGCTGCCCGTCTGGCGCGCTGCCGATTATCTTCCGCGAGGAACCGAACCTTCATTCAGCGATGCTGCCGCAGAACTGAGAGAGCTGGCAATCCGGACTTGCGCAGCATGGACAGACCGGTTCGGACCCGTGGCTGTCGCAACCTCTGGCGGGGTCGACTCTTCCTTTCTGTGCGCCGCGCTAGCCGCCGGGCACAGTGATTTTGGATGCATCACGCTGGCGACCTCTGACAGCAGCGGCGACGAAAGCGAGTATGCTCGGCTACTTGCCGAGCATCTGGGTGCGGATTTCACACGGCGGGTTTATGATACGACCTGTTACCGTCCCACCGCATGTGCCTCCGCGGGTCGTTCGCGGCCCGGTCGAAAGGGGTTTCTGACGGCGGTCGACGCCCTGCTCGCCGCGGGTTCTGCAGAGCTGGGAAAAGCCACCGTCCTAGATGGCAATGGCGGTGATAATCTCTTCTGTTTTCTCCATTCCGCAGCACCGATCGTAGACCGGGCTGCGGAACGAGGGGCCAAGGGCGGCGCTTTCGAAACTCTGCCAGACATGTGCGTGTCACAGGTTGCGATTTCCGACCATGCTGCGCGCGACCGGCAAGCGTCTGATGGGAGGCCATTCGAAACAGAATTGGCGCCAGACAGCCGATTGCTTGCCGATGCGCCATCTTGGAGGACTCACCCGTACCGTTGA
- a CDS encoding asparagine synthase-related protein codes for MRHLGGLTRTVDAVASPVDLAPPRQTRSLRADHARAASCTRLRSRPARFSPLMSQPLLEFCLGVPTWTWVTGGQNRALARAAFADLLPRSVLDRTSKAGPDSFIRSAFDRHPRRAS; via the coding sequence ATGCGCCATCTTGGAGGACTCACCCGTACCGTTGACGCCGTGGCATCGCCTGTCGACCTGGCGCCACCCAGGCAAACACGATCACTTCGCGCTGATCATGCGCGCGCAGCATCATGTACACGGCTTCGGTCCCGGCCAGCGCGCTTCTCTCCGCTGATGAGCCAGCCCCTGCTCGAATTCTGCCTCGGCGTCCCCACCTGGACCTGGGTGACAGGCGGTCAGAACCGTGCGCTCGCCCGCGCCGCCTTCGCGGACCTGCTTCCTCGCAGCGTTCTCGATCGCACGTCCAAGGCGGGACCCGACAGTTTCATTCGAAGTGCCTTCGACCGTCATCCGCGCCGTGCTTCGTGA
- a CDS encoding prolyl oligopeptidase family serine peptidase, with translation MQYTSVGFLRGGTGDEVPIHPLANRGFAVLSFDRPDFSAAALGATTEEELTRANRADWIDRRRVQSSLETAISLAIDTGSVDRARMGISGFSDGGSTVQWALINSDLFQVASMGSCCEDMYSYPLAAGPRFTDFVRAMGYRHFEPGTEEFWKPMSLILNVDDVDVPILIQTGDSEYEAGLDVFETYSYRRQTDRTLRPGRRDHIKWQPAHRQAIYRRSVEWFEFWLMKRMDCDPAKVGQYARWLAMDGAPPERTYDARMVAARSHERDQFSASTRSSRR, from the coding sequence GTGCAATATACAAGTGTAGGGTTCCTGCGCGGCGGTACCGGGGACGAGGTCCCCATCCATCCGCTTGCCAACCGCGGTTTCGCCGTGCTCAGTTTCGATCGCCCGGACTTCTCTGCCGCGGCGCTTGGCGCGACCACCGAAGAGGAACTGACCCGCGCCAACCGCGCAGACTGGATTGACCGTCGCCGAGTCCAATCCTCGCTCGAGACTGCGATCTCGCTCGCCATCGATACCGGTTCGGTCGATCGCGCACGGATGGGCATCAGCGGCTTCAGCGATGGCGGATCGACCGTCCAGTGGGCGTTGATCAATTCGGACCTCTTCCAGGTCGCGTCGATGGGCTCATGCTGCGAAGACATGTATTCTTACCCACTCGCCGCGGGTCCGCGCTTTACAGATTTCGTACGCGCGATGGGATACCGCCATTTCGAGCCTGGCACCGAAGAGTTCTGGAAACCGATGTCGCTCATTCTCAATGTCGATGATGTCGATGTGCCGATCCTGATTCAGACCGGCGACAGCGAATATGAAGCGGGCCTCGATGTCTTCGAGACCTACTCGTACCGGCGGCAGACCGATCGAACTCTACGTCCTGGAAGACGAGACCACATCAAGTGGCAGCCCGCACACCGTCAGGCAATCTACCGGCGATCGGTGGAATGGTTCGAATTTTGGTTGATGAAGCGGATGGACTGCGACCCGGCAAAGGTCGGGCAATATGCACGGTGGCTTGCAATGGATGGCGCGCCGCCCGAAAGGACCTACGATGCTCGGATGGTCGCAGCTCGCTCCCATGAGCGCGACCAGTTCTCGGCCTCGACGAGGTCGAGCAGGCGGTAA
- a CDS encoding TonB-dependent receptor domain-containing protein, with product MDDESSAIVVTGTRIRGARVVGEVIELDRETIVEAGQVDLGEAIRSLPQNFSGGQNPGVGSGAGLINSNVNSAATPNLRGLGPDATLTLLNGHRLPYDSAFAGVDISAIPLAAVDRIEVVPDGASALYGSDAVAGVVNVILRRDFEGVETSAQIGASTGGGYFRQQADIVGGSRWDGGGFFLAYDFTNNSDIEAGQRSYAAALDPETTLFPSQERHAVTLSGHHEISPGIEASVDALYSRRSSVRITGSSTLRQTADPVVESYTLAPSLRVDIGASWQLSVLGVFGRDRTRYRTTFTRPSAPTSVTEGCFCNEVLSLEAGAEGPLFSLPGGDARLAIGAGLRDNSLDFSRSEGGNLVIAFDETQRARFAYGELFLPLVSSRNAIGGIDELGLSLAARHESYPGLDSQTTPRMGLVYAPVPGLTLRGSWARSFKAPTLYQRFIPYQTIVLPASIFGAGTAPETVFIASGGNPDVTSERAHSWTAGFEYRPPSVPGLLVSATWYDIRYRDRVVRPIAGSVVAGFRDPGYASLIDFSPDPAIFSGLIDNSLFGLENFSGSPYDPANVVAFIDNRNRNVAVWAVEGIDARISWDHDLGNQRRLGLEVAGSWLDSNQRLNSDLPQVQLAGTIFNPPQYRARGVARFEAGTFKANAAVNYIGALEDPRFGVAERLSPSATLDLGVSYDVIGGEGRNPGLTLSLTVQNVFDDEPEIIGQTGPTDTPFDSTNYSPIGRFVAFGIRRHW from the coding sequence TTGGACGACGAAAGTTCTGCGATCGTTGTCACGGGAACGCGAATCCGAGGCGCACGGGTTGTCGGTGAAGTCATCGAGCTTGATCGCGAGACGATCGTCGAGGCTGGCCAGGTGGATCTGGGTGAAGCGATCCGCAGCCTACCCCAGAATTTCTCGGGCGGTCAGAACCCCGGAGTGGGTTCGGGTGCCGGGCTCATCAACAGCAACGTGAACTCTGCGGCCACTCCGAACCTGCGCGGTCTGGGTCCCGATGCGACACTTACGCTCCTCAATGGCCATCGCCTTCCGTACGATTCCGCCTTCGCAGGGGTCGATATTTCGGCAATCCCGCTCGCGGCGGTAGACCGGATCGAGGTCGTCCCGGACGGCGCGTCGGCGCTATACGGGTCCGACGCTGTCGCCGGCGTGGTCAATGTAATCCTGCGCCGTGATTTCGAAGGCGTGGAAACATCGGCGCAGATCGGCGCGAGCACCGGTGGCGGATATTTTCGCCAGCAGGCCGATATCGTCGGTGGAAGCCGGTGGGATGGCGGCGGATTTTTCCTCGCCTACGATTTCACCAACAACTCCGATATCGAGGCGGGCCAGCGATCTTATGCGGCCGCGCTCGACCCCGAGACCACGCTGTTTCCGTCGCAGGAACGGCATGCCGTCACGCTTTCCGGACATCACGAAATATCACCCGGTATCGAGGCAAGCGTCGATGCACTTTATTCGCGGCGCAGTTCGGTTCGCATCACCGGGTCTTCCACGCTCCGTCAGACCGCGGATCCAGTGGTCGAATCCTATACGCTCGCACCGTCGCTCAGGGTCGATATCGGAGCTTCGTGGCAGCTGTCTGTGCTCGGCGTTTTTGGACGCGACAGGACGCGCTACCGCACTACGTTTACACGGCCGTCCGCCCCGACAAGCGTGACCGAAGGCTGCTTCTGCAACGAGGTGCTATCGCTCGAAGCAGGTGCGGAAGGGCCACTCTTTTCGTTGCCGGGAGGCGATGCGCGCCTCGCAATTGGTGCTGGCTTGCGCGATAATTCGCTCGATTTCTCCCGCTCGGAAGGCGGCAATCTCGTTATCGCTTTCGACGAAACGCAGCGGGCCCGCTTTGCCTATGGGGAGCTGTTCCTCCCGTTGGTGTCGTCGCGCAATGCGATTGGAGGTATCGACGAGCTAGGCCTCTCGCTGGCCGCACGGCACGAAAGCTATCCCGGTCTCGACAGCCAGACCACGCCGCGCATGGGCTTGGTCTACGCACCCGTCCCCGGCTTGACCCTGCGGGGAAGCTGGGCGAGATCGTTCAAGGCTCCAACGCTTTACCAGAGGTTCATTCCGTACCAGACCATCGTGCTGCCAGCGTCGATCTTCGGCGCGGGTACGGCTCCGGAAACCGTCTTTATAGCAAGCGGCGGCAACCCGGATGTCACCTCGGAACGCGCGCACAGCTGGACAGCCGGTTTCGAATATCGTCCGCCGTCAGTGCCGGGTTTGCTCGTATCGGCCACCTGGTATGACATTCGCTATCGCGACCGGGTGGTTCGCCCGATTGCGGGATCGGTTGTCGCCGGTTTTCGCGATCCGGGTTATGCAAGCCTGATCGATTTCTCGCCCGATCCCGCAATCTTTTCCGGGCTGATCGACAATTCTTTGTTCGGCCTCGAAAATTTTTCCGGCTCGCCTTATGATCCGGCCAATGTCGTAGCCTTCATCGACAACCGCAATCGCAATGTCGCCGTCTGGGCAGTCGAAGGGATCGATGCGCGGATTTCGTGGGACCACGACCTCGGCAATCAGCGCAGACTGGGTCTGGAAGTCGCTGGCAGCTGGCTCGACAGCAACCAGCGCCTGAATTCCGACCTACCGCAGGTTCAGCTCGCCGGGACGATTTTTAATCCGCCGCAATACCGCGCACGCGGCGTGGCCCGCTTCGAAGCCGGCACTTTCAAGGCCAATGCGGCAGTCAATTATATAGGAGCACTGGAAGATCCACGTTTCGGCGTGGCGGAACGTCTGTCGCCAAGCGCCACACTCGATCTTGGCGTGAGCTACGATGTGATCGGTGGCGAAGGACGCAACCCCGGACTCACACTGTCGCTGACCGTGCAAAACGTGTTCGATGACGAACCCGAGATCATTGGACAGACGGGCCCGACCGATACGCCTTTTGATTCGACGAACTACTCCCCGATCGGACGGTTTGTCGCATTCGGAATCCGGAGGCACTGGTGA
- a CDS encoding sigma-70 family RNA polymerase sigma factor, producing the protein MANSGGGRLQVRSMTQAVAEIRHQAPQCVGPAYCSAKVSRTVDRRRTLDALYREERAGLIAYLARRVGSERARDLAQDVFLRAATSKQLTELVNPAGFLRRIAFNLLVDEARRQKCRVRTQPLLENADAPSRAAQEDAVHVREARHVLEIALAELPQKTARIFAMNRIEKKSYRQIHLELGIALPTVDYHMMKALAHLRQALGHSW; encoded by the coding sequence ATGGCGAACTCAGGTGGCGGTCGCCTCCAAGTTCGAAGCATGACTCAAGCTGTCGCCGAAATCCGGCACCAAGCTCCCCAGTGCGTGGGTCCCGCATATTGCTCTGCAAAAGTAAGCCGAACGGTCGACCGCCGCCGTACACTCGACGCCCTCTACCGCGAGGAACGGGCTGGACTGATCGCCTATCTTGCGCGCCGCGTGGGCTCCGAACGCGCCCGCGACCTGGCACAGGACGTGTTTCTGCGTGCAGCGACCAGCAAGCAGCTAACGGAACTCGTTAATCCTGCAGGCTTTCTGAGGCGGATTGCATTCAACTTGCTGGTGGACGAGGCGCGGCGGCAAAAGTGCCGCGTCAGGACCCAGCCACTTCTGGAGAACGCAGATGCGCCAAGCCGCGCCGCGCAGGAAGATGCCGTGCACGTTCGTGAAGCCCGGCACGTGCTGGAAATCGCGCTCGCGGAGCTCCCGCAAAAGACCGCGCGTATCTTCGCGATGAATCGCATCGAGAAGAAATCCTACCGTCAGATACATCTCGAGCTAGGCATCGCGCTGCCCACGGTCGACTATCATATGATGAAAGCTCTAGCGCATTTGCGCCAAGCGCTGGGTCACAGTTGGTGA
- a CDS encoding transcriptional regulator domain-containing protein → MARPFDSNDRTAGYDFSDFAQEFLRRNSAYRQQYARIAGASGFDAQSPACRRMARSWGLEFPD, encoded by the coding sequence ATGGCTCGACCATTCGACAGCAACGACCGGACCGCCGGATACGACTTTTCGGATTTCGCGCAGGAATTCTTGCGCCGCAATTCCGCTTACCGGCAACAATACGCCCGGATCGCCGGCGCAAGCGGCTTCGACGCGCAATCCCCAGCTTGCCGCCGAATGGCGCGTTCATGGGGCCTTGAATTTCCCGATTGA
- a CDS encoding DUF2285 domain-containing protein encodes MNFPIDPDLSARSDPAIWRAEENPNVVILSGSGGVKAARAACDLIAKRASNAGDHLVLADTGARHRLLVMASARLGGDNYLIPQDQSVPIRLAALDAFHRCVAGSAVPTKRYPLRPTTYQSRRLHLLLAILDNQARAPEGVTLREIAGTLVYRGLSAQRAIDWKSSSQRRQTQRLVAEARKMASHGYLDLLRQSRFRPFQTH; translated from the coding sequence TTGAATTTCCCGATTGATCCCGACCTTTCGGCTCGCAGCGATCCGGCGATCTGGCGAGCTGAGGAAAACCCCAATGTTGTAATTCTCAGCGGTAGCGGCGGAGTCAAGGCGGCGCGCGCAGCGTGCGACCTGATCGCCAAACGAGCGAGCAATGCGGGAGATCATCTGGTCCTCGCCGATACTGGCGCTCGTCACCGGCTGCTCGTTATGGCCTCAGCCCGGTTGGGTGGAGACAATTATCTGATCCCTCAAGACCAGTCGGTTCCGATCAGGCTAGCGGCGCTCGATGCGTTTCACCGCTGCGTTGCTGGCTCCGCTGTGCCCACCAAGCGATACCCCTTACGGCCCACCACCTATCAGTCCAGACGCCTCCACTTGCTGCTCGCCATACTCGATAATCAGGCCAGAGCGCCTGAGGGTGTCACCCTCCGAGAGATTGCGGGAACCCTCGTCTATCGCGGATTATCCGCGCAACGCGCCATAGACTGGAAATCGTCATCGCAACGCCGACAGACCCAGCGTCTTGTCGCCGAAGCACGGAAGATGGCGTCGCACGGCTATCTCGACCTGCTTCGTCAAAGCCGGTTCCGACCTTTTCAAACGCACTGA
- a CDS encoding LuxR family transcriptional regulator, producing the protein MYAYLAEEFATELINVRSDTELDGALKQVSRRLGFDHFALSLEMRSTSCEAPGLLLHDYPDEWAKVYIAFDLAGQDPVRRACDKTIIGFAWDWIDELVPLTRGDRQMLNVGRECGIGNGYTVPRHLPGIGRGTCTFAVRPDRELPRRRFAVAEVIGTLALSCALGLSSERLDEKVPSLTDRQRECLLWVARGKTAAETAMILEISTETVIQHLKMARERYQVHCKQSLVVAALFDGLIGFADIIRWRDVG; encoded by the coding sequence ATGTACGCATATCTCGCGGAGGAATTCGCAACTGAGCTTATCAATGTTCGTTCGGACACTGAACTCGATGGCGCCCTTAAACAGGTTTCCCGGCGCCTTGGCTTCGACCACTTCGCACTTAGCCTGGAGATGCGTTCGACATCGTGCGAGGCACCGGGCTTGCTATTGCACGACTATCCCGACGAATGGGCGAAAGTCTATATCGCCTTCGACCTCGCAGGGCAGGATCCGGTGCGAAGAGCCTGCGACAAGACCATCATCGGTTTCGCCTGGGACTGGATTGACGAACTCGTCCCTCTCACGCGCGGCGACCGTCAGATGCTCAATGTTGGCCGGGAATGCGGAATTGGCAATGGCTATACCGTTCCGCGGCACTTACCCGGGATAGGGCGCGGTACCTGCACCTTTGCTGTTCGACCCGATCGAGAACTGCCCCGACGGCGTTTCGCCGTCGCGGAAGTGATCGGGACGCTGGCTTTGAGCTGTGCACTGGGACTGAGCTCAGAAAGACTCGATGAGAAGGTTCCCTCCCTGACCGATCGGCAGCGGGAGTGTCTGCTCTGGGTTGCAAGAGGGAAGACTGCAGCTGAAACGGCCATGATTCTCGAAATCAGCACCGAAACCGTCATTCAGCATCTCAAGATGGCCCGCGAACGCTACCAGGTCCATTGTAAGCAGTCCCTCGTCGTCGCGGCGCTGTTCGACGGGTTGATCGGGTTTGCCGACATCATCCGTTGGCGCGACGTCGGATAG